The genome window GTAGCTGGGAAACGCGGTGTGTCATGAGGTTGATCTTGTCCACGCTCTGGGAGATGAGGTTAAGGGCATCCTTCCTGAAGTCAGGGTTGTCGTAGTTGTCAGGAAAGTTCTGCAGCATCATGGAAAGCTTGGATGCCAGGTTCTTCAGATCGTGAACAAAGAAGGCTGAAAACTTGCGCAGCGTCTCCATCTCCCTGGAGATCTGGAGCTGCTCTGAAAGCCTGACGTTCTGGATACTCCCCGCAAGGTGCCCCGCCAGGGTCCTGGAAAGATCCTCCTCCTCGATCGTGAGATCAAGATACCTCACCTTTTCGTCAAGGGCCAACAAACCCAGAGAAGTTTTACCCGTCCGCAGGGAAAGGAAATATCTCATTCGCAGTTTTCCCAGGGATTGTATCTGTTCCTCAGACAGGAATGAGATGTCCGCTGTGGATCTCCCCTGAACATCGATGATGGCACCCCGACCGACGACTCTTTCGGAAATCAGATCCAACGCCTTATGAACATGGGCAAGATCGGCACTCGATGTCTCCGAGTGGGCAGTGGAACCAAAAAGATACCACCTTCCATCGGATTCATCCGCAAGGAGAATGTTGACTGAAAGGATCTCCATGGTCTCGGAGATGAGCTTGGCGGCTTCACCACACAGAATCCGTGCGTCCATGATAGGCGAAATACGCTGGGTGAATACCTCCCAGATATGACGATAATCGTAAAGAGGGCGCTGAAAATTCCGGCTGATAAACTTTTTAAGTGTCTGACGAATTCGATCCGACAGGAAGAGCATGGAAAAACCCAGAAAAGCCAGGAAGATCAGGAACGCCAGGGCTTCAAGGGGAAGGTTGCTCCCCGTGGAAACAGCCACCTGGGCAATGATCCCGATAGCGAGTAAATAAAGCCCCACCAGGGTTAAAGTGATCGATCCCAGGATCACACGGGGCGAGATGTAAATTTCGGTAGGGAGCACCCTGGTCCTGACAAAAGATCCTATAAGGAAAATGGCCGCGACAATTAATGCTCCGGAGTTGAGTGTTTCCATGTTCAGATCCACACTGCGGAAAAGGATGGACAAGCTTGCGGTAAAGACGCGCGCACCAAGGTAGGAAACAATACCCAACACAAGAAATTTGATCTGCCATCGATATATCCCCCTGGAGGTGCGGAGAATCCTTTCAAGGAGCGCCATGGCCGGGACGAGACCAAGGACGAAAATGATCATAAAGATATAACCAGGACCTCCCAGGGGCAGGAGCAGCCCTCCAGAAGAATTACGAACAACAGGTTCCATGAAAAAGGGGCCAAAAAATGGCGTCAACAACGCCGG of bacterium contains these proteins:
- the prsK gene encoding PEP-CTERM system histidine kinase PrsK, translated to MNFDTYIHFSASVICGVLAYIIIMRHPRSVVHRVLTFTVLIFSLESLFCGLSVREAMPDKVIFWQYWRWGVAAMLPGSLTAFVLLFGHGDPRAQLRKYRGGILTAFFLYPALLTPFFGPFFMEPVVRNSSGGLLLPLGGPGYIFMIIFVLGLVPAMALLERILRTSRGIYRWQIKFLVLGIVSYLGARVFTASLSILFRSVDLNMETLNSGALIVAAIFLIGSFVRTRVLPTEIYISPRVILGSITLTLVGLYLLAIGIIAQVAVSTGSNLPLEALAFLIFLAFLGFSMLFLSDRIRQTLKKFISRNFQRPLYDYRHIWEVFTQRISPIMDARILCGEAAKLISETMEILSVNILLADESDGRWYLFGSTAHSETSSADLAHVHKALDLISERVVGRGAIIDVQGRSTADISFLSEEQIQSLGKLRMRYFLSLRTGKTSLGLLALDEKVRYLDLTIEEEDLSRTLAGHLAGSIQNVRLSEQLQISREMETLRKFSAFFVHDLKNLASKLSMMLQNFPDNYDNPDFRKDALNLISQSVDKINLMTHRVSQLREEPEVSSETGDLTKVVQRSVSEFDFPPGISIMEEYGDCSLASFDGDQISKVVTNLVLNAVESISGVGTVCVKTFEENGWAIIEATDDGSGMDDQFIAHSLFRPFKTTKGSGLGIGLYQCRIIVEAHGGRISVSSRPGKGSTFKVFLPVTDEAGGG